In Thermococcus celericrescens, the DNA window TTTTAGTTCATCGTAGTCCAGGCCCACTGCCTCGGCTATGACTCTCCTAATCGAAGGAGAAGCGTAGGAATCATAGGCCATTGCAGTGGCAACGTATTCCGCCAGCCTCTCGGGCTCCCCTGGCGGATAGCCGAAGATGTGGAGGCCAAGGTTTATCTGGGAGCCCCTCATCAGCTCAACGTAGCGGTGTATCTCCTCTATCGTCTGCTCTTCATTTTCAGGGTTCGCTATTCTCAGCCTGTTTTCCTTGGCCTTCTCAAGAATCCCCTCGTAAATCTTCCTTCTCCTCGCCTCATCTCCCAGGTTCTTAGCCTTTGCATACTGGGTCAGGAGGGAGTCCAGATCGTCCAGAACCTCCGCCATTCCCATCGGGGGGTAGATGTGGTCTACAAGCGCTGCGTAGCTTCTCCTCTTGGCAATGACTCCCTCCATTGGATTGGAGACAGCATAAACGTAGAGGTGAGGGACGTCGTCCAAAGAAGCTTCAGGTACACATGAAGGAGAAAGCCCAACGCCTTTTCCGGGCCGGAACTCAAGGTAGCCGTGGGTTCCGAAGTGAATCATTACATCAGCATTGAATTTCCTGGTTATCCACCTGTAAACGGCCCACCACTGGTGCGGTGGGGTTATCGTTGGGTCATGCAGAATTCTGCACACCTTTCCATCACACCTCGCCCCGGCGCAACCGAACTTGGGCTGGGGGGTTATGAGGACGTTTCCGAACCTTATCCCCGGGACGACGAAATTTCCATCATAGACCATACCGACCAGCGCTTTCTCAACTTTTCCAGCCAGGACATCCTCAGGTCTTCCCCAGTCCCTGACGATTCTTTCCCTCAGGTCATCCGGCAGCTCGTTGAACCACTCCAGGTACTCCTCTAAGCTTAAGAAGTCAATCGCTCCACCGCTTTTGACGATCTCCTCAACGCTCGTCCATCTGAACTCGCTTATCGCCTTCCTCTCTAGGATCAGCTTTATCAGCTCTTCACCGTTCTCCGGCAGGTCCTCGCCAACGTAGTATCCTTCTTCTTTGAGCCTGTGCAGAAGTCTGACGATGCTCTCGGGAACATCCAGGCCAAGGCCAACGGCGACGTTCGCCTCAAGGCCTTTGCACGGCGGGTTTATCAAAACGATTGCTATCCTAACTTCATCCTTGGGCTTCTTCCTGAGCTCAACCCACTTCTTCACCCTTCTGGCCAGGTACCTCATGTGCTCTTCATAGGGCTCGCCCTTCTTGTAGCCCTCAATGTTTCTGGTTCCGGCTATGAAAATCGGCTCAATTGCACCCGCAACTTCCGGAATTATCACCCCATAGACCTGAGTCATGTAGTCAACGCCCTTCTCGCTTTTCTTCCAATCCTCGACGGACTGGTAGTAGGACCTTATCGGAGCAAAGACCGGGACGTTGAGCCTCTGCAGGTTCTTCAGCTCGACCGTGCCGAAGGAGATTAAGCTCACGAGGGCCTCTACAACCGGCTTTCCATCCTTCATGAAGAACTCCTCAACGGCCTCGCTCTTTTCCCTTCCAAGCCCCGTCCCTGAGTCTTTTCCGTAGGTGAAGACCGGGATTACCCCAAAGCCTTCCTCTTCAAGGGCCCTGATGAGCGCTCCAATTGGTCTGAAGTCCTTGTAGAGCCAGGCACTCCTCCAGAAGAGAACTCCAATGAGAGGCCCCTTCCCGTAGGCTTTCAGGTATTCGTCGAGACTTTCAAAAAGTCCCAGCTCAGGGTGGTAAATGCCGTGCATCGGCACCTCCTGGGGATCTTCGTAATCAATCTCCACTCCAGCGAGGCCCGCAAGGAACCTGACCAGGTTCCTCAGGTTCTTTTCGCCTCCGAGGACGTAGTAAGTTTTGGCCTTGATCAGAACCTCCTCCGGGACGTTTGCCAGGCCCTCCAGGCCGGCGCAGGCAATGACTTTAGCCCTGCTCTCTCTAATCCTCTCCTCCACTATTTCGGGAAGCTCATGGGCGTAGATGAAGATTACATCCGACTTCTCTATCCTCTCCAGCTCTCTTTCACAGTTCTGGTCGGTGAGCACGAGCCCATCTATTCTCTCCTCATCAAGTATCTCTTCCAGCAGGGGCAGGGGCCTCGCGCCGTACCCCAGGATGAAGCATATCATTGAATCACCTCCGTTCTGGGGAGTATGAGCCTGAAGCCGTCGAACTCAAGGACGCATACGGGGACGCCGTAGACATCGCGGAGCATCTCCTCGCGCAGGACTTCACGCGGTCTCCCGGTGGCCCTGATCTTGCCCTCCTTGACGAGGGCTATCCTGTCGGAGTAGAGGGAGGCCAAATTGGGGTCGTGGAGCGTCATGATGGCCAAGATGCCCTCTTCCCGCGCGAGCCTCTTGACTATCCCGAGGACTTTGACCTGGTTCTTGAAGTCAAGGTGAGCCGTTGGCTCGTCGAGGAGCAGAACCCTCGGCTCCTGGACGAGGGCCCTCGCTATCAGAACCAGCTGCATCTGTCCGCCGCTCAGCTGGGTGTAAGGTTTATCCTTAAAGCGCTCGAGTCCGAGGAGCCTGAGCTTTTCGAGGGCTTTCTCGTAGTGCTCATTTCCAGGGCTCTCAAAGGGGCCGAGCTGGGAAGCTAAACCCGTGACGACCACGTCCAGAACCGTGTAGGGGAAGGGCGGCGTGTGGGACTGGGGGACGTAGCCGGCCAGCTTGGCCCTCTCCCTGATGGGCAGTCCGTGGAAGTCCCGGCCGTCAATGAAGACGCACCTCTCCTTTGGCTTCAACAGCCCGTAGATTGCCTTCAGTATGGTGGTCTTCCCGCTCCCGTTGGGGCCGAGGAGCGTCACGACTTCCCCTTCCCTCACCTCGAGGGTGACCCCCTCGATGCTGAAATCACCGTAGCTGAACGATAGGCCTCTGATCTCAAGCATCCCATCCACCGCCCGTTTTTCTGAGCAGGTAAGCGAAGAAGGGAATTCCAAGGAGGGTCGTTATTATACCGATCGGTATCTCGTAGGTTGCCACAGACCTCGCGAGCGTATCGGCTAAGGCCATAAACGAAGCCCCGAGGGTTATCGTCAGGGGTATCAGGGTCTTGTGGTCCGGGCCAAAGGCCATCCTGACTATGTGCGGTATCATCAGCCCGACCCACCCGATTATACCGCAGAAGGCTATTGAGACGGCCGTTATCATGGAGACGACGACTATGAAGACGAACTTCAGCTTTTCGGTCTCGACACCCACGATTTTGGCCTCCTCACCGAAGGAGAGCACGTTCAGCTGCCAGCGCATTGAGTATATCAGGAAACAGCCGGCGAGGATCACCGGGAAGGCCACTCTGACCGAGCCCCAGTCAGAGTTGGCGAAGCTCCCCATGAGCCAGTAGACGATGCTCGCCAGCTTGTCGTGCTCCATGAGGAACTTGAGGAGGGATGTTAAAGCTGAGAAGAAGGCGTTGACTATGATTCCAGCGAGAACTAGCGAGACTGGGGTTATCCTCCCGCCGACCCTCGCCAGCGAGGTCGTTATGAAGACCGCGAGGAGCGCGAAGGCGAACGCTGAAGGAGTAACCCCTATGCCAACGGAGAGGCCTATGGCCAAAGCCGCACCGAATGCAGCCCCGGAAGAGATGCCGAGGATGTAGCTGTTGACGAGGGGGTTCCTGAATATGGCCTGCAGGACGGCGCCCGAAATGGCAAGGGCCGAACCGACGAGCATGGCCATCAGGACGCGGGGGAAGCGTATCTCAAAGAGTATGGTCTGGTAAACGCTCGGGTAGGGAACTGTGACGGAGAAGGATACCTTCCCGAGGGTTAAAGTTCTCAAAACTTCGGAGATGATCTGAGCCACTTTAAGGAGCACCATACTCACGACGGCGGAGGGAGGAATTGGATATGTCCCTATACACAGGCTTACGATGAGGGCAAGAACCGGGGAGAGCAAAAAGGAAAGGTGGAGGGCCTTCCTCATGCTCACCCACCCTGGTAGAACGGGCTGTAGAACTTCTCAATCAGCTCGTCCCTGACCGACTCCCAGCTCTGGTAGCGGTCGGGGTAGATTATGTTGGCCATCTGGTAGAGGCCGACTATTATCCTCGGGCCCCAGTCGAGGTAGCCCTTTGAACCCGCGAGGATGCCGTAGACGTGTCCTTCCCTCACGGCCTTGATTTCCTGCCACCTTGAGTCATTTTTAATGCCGTTCACGGCGTTGTCAAGCCTGTCCTGGCTGAATGACGTCAGGATTAAAACGTCCGTGTCGTTGCCCCAGTAGGTTATTATCTTCTCGAGGTCGAGCTTGGGCCACTGGGTATCGAAGGTCATGTCGAAAGCTAAGTTGTGGGCACCGACGAGCTCCACCATGCTCGCCCACGCGCTCCCGTTGGCGTAGACAGTGACCGGGCCGGCGATGTCCTTGGGGGCGCTTATGAGGAGGGCGTTCTTCCTCTCGCTCTCCGGAATCTGGGCGGCGGTTTCCTTCACGGCGCTGAGCTTCTCCTTCATCCATCCTGCCAGCTCACCGGCCTTCTCTTCCTCACCAAACACCTTTCCAAGGAGATTAACGACCTCCACGTTATCCCCGATGGTCCTAGCAGTGAGCGCTATGACGGGTATGCCGAGCTCTTCCGCCTTCTGTATCGTCTCGGCGTCGGCGTACTTGCCGCCGTACCAGTCGATTATTATGAGGTCTGGATTCAAACCGACGACGGTCTCCCAGTTGAGGCCCTTGAAGTTGCTGCCAACGACGGTCCTGTTCTTCACATCATCCGGGAGGTAGGGATCGTAGGGAACGTACTTGCCTATGCCGACTATCCTGTCCTGGACGCCGAGGATGCAGAGTATCTCCGCCCAGTAGCCGGAGAGCACTATCACCCTCTCGGGCGGCTTATCTATGGTGACGGTCCTTCCCGCGAAGTCCGTGACGGTTATCGGGTACCTGGGAGGGGCAGTGGTTGTTGGGGACGAAGCCGTCTCCGCTGGGCTGGAGGAGGACGGGGTGGTAGTCGTAGTAGTTTCGCCGCCTATACAGCCGCTCGCCACGACGGCGAGGAGCAAGACACCGACCAGAAACAGTGTGAATGTCTTTCCGCGGGATTCCATCGTGCTCACCGCCATTGTGCTACCAATTTCTAATTTAGTAATACAAAGCTCGAAGGATATTGCTAATTTTTAACACTTTTTAAAACAGCAGGTTCATAACTTATGGTTTCGATAACACCAAAACGAAAAGAATTAAGCCCACCTGTTTATGTGAAATTCAATACCAAGCTCATCAAGCCTCTCTCCAAGATTTCTGACTTCGTCTTCCGGCCAGCAGTGGGCGGAGCACCATGCTTCGTCGCGAGGATTCGTCAGCGGTTTTCCAACAAGAGGATTAATGACGACGTAAAACTCCGTGTCGAGGTGTCCGAGCCCTTCCTCGATCCATGGCCATACGTCAAAGCCCTTGGGAACGGGAATGCGAAGTTCAAGGGGAAGACCGTAGTTGGATACCAGCTCAAGTCCCCGCAGGAACAGCCTCCAGAGCCGTTCGCTGGCTTTCTCGGGAAGGCCATAGAGAGCAGCCGGGGGTGCCTTCAGGTCGGTCGCGATGTGATCAACTAGCCCGGCATTAAGGAGTTTTTCAAGCGGCCCAACGAGGGTGAGGTTCGTGTTGAGGCTGACGGGAACGTCAAGAGCCTTCACACAGGCTAACAGCGATGAAAGCTCGGCCCACTGTATCAGCGGCTCGCCACCGGTGACGTGGAAGTAATCGACGAGGAAGGAGTTCACCTCAAGCTCCTCAAGCATTGCCCCCCGTTCCAGCTCGAAGCAGCCTTTTCCCTCAGCTATCCTCCAGTTGTGGCAGAAGGGACACCTCAGGTTGCACCCGCACAGCCAGAGCGTAAAGGTGATCTTCCCGTGAACATCCACCATGCTGACGGCTTTCCAGCCACTTGTGAGCATCGAATCACCCCCAAGAGAAAAGAAGGTGTCAGGAGGTGTAGTGCCTCCTCGTCCAGAACTCCTTCTTCCTGAAGGGGTTCCAGTTCTTGAGCGGGCGGTAGTAGCCGATAATCCTGCTCCATATCTCGACGTTCTCGCTTCCGCAGCGCGGGCAGTGGGTGTGAAGGCCCGTAGTTGAGTGGTTACAGTCGTTGCAGACTGTCACTGCAGGGGTGTAGCTCCAGTATACGAGGTCCGTCCTCATGAGCCTCTTGGTAAGCTTTGCTAAAGCCTCCGGGTCCGGCTCTTCCCCCAAGAAGATGTGCATCATCACTCCACCGGTGAAGCTCCTCTGAACCTTTTCCTCTATGCGTATCCTGTCGCCCAGCTCAAGCGGGCCGTAGTAGGGCGCTATGCTGGTGGAGTAAACTGGATTGTCAACGTCGCTCAGGCAGTCCTTTAGCCAGGGGAACTCGCGGAGATCCCTTATGGCAAGCTTTGCCGCAGCGCTCTCTCCCGGAACTTCCTCAACGTTCCACGGCGTCCCACTTTCTTTCATCCACTCCCTCGCTTTAGCAGTGGCGAACTCGACCATATCCTTCATCAGCTCCGCAGCTTTGAGCCAGTCCTTCCTCGTGCCCTCAGTCCAGAGTCCAGGTTCGTTGAGGTAAATTGCAGCCGCCTCTGGCAAACCAAGAATTCCTACTGTATTGAAGTGGCTCGACGGGAACTCCTCGAGGTAGAGATGGATCATCTGATACATCCCGCGGTAGTTCGTTATCAGTCTCACGTAGCGCTCACGGAACCAGTCGGTGGTGTCCCTGACGACCTGGAGAACGCGCTCGTACTCTTCCCAGAACTTATCGTCATCGCCATTGGCTTTGAGTGCAAGTCTCGGAAGGTTGACCGTCGTGACGTTCACGGAGCCGGTGACGTCGGGCATCGCCCAGAGGCCGCCGAAGCGCTGCCTCTCAACTTCATTCAGCCATTGCTCTTTTGTATCACCCGCATTAAAGCTAAAAACCTCTTTCATTTCGTTTTTATCTATTACAAGCCTGCAGCACATCGAGAAGCTTGCGTCCGGGTCTACAACGTTCGTGTTGAGCCAGTAGAAGCTTCCGCGCTTTGAAGCGGTTGTAAAGACGGCCTCGAAGACCTCTGGATCGTCCCAGAGCATTTTGGCGGTGACCATCAGGGTAGGAATAGGGAACGTGAAGGGCTGACCTATCGCGTCACCCTCTCTGAGCACTTCAGTCAGGGCTATGAAGAACTCCCTGGCTTCTCTCTCGTACTCTCCGAGCGGATCAAGCTTTTTGCCATCGTAAACCGCGTGGTCGCCTTCGAGCATCTTCTTTGGTGCATCCAGCGTTACCGTGAAGTTGGTGAAGGGTGTTTGGAGACCGACCCTGCTCGGATAGTTGAGGTTGTAGACCAGTCTCTGAATGTTCTGCCGTATCTTCCTCCTGTCGAGGCCCTCTTTCCTTATGAACGGCCCCGCGTACCACTCGATGCTTGAGAGGGCCTGAGCGCCGCTGAAGTAGTGCTGCATGGTTATGAGGTAGTTGGCTATGTGGTCGACGTAGGTGTCGAAGTGTTTGGCCGGCCTCGATATTATCGTTGGCGTCTTTAGACCCTTCTCAAGGAGTCTCGCCGTGCTGTGGCCCGTGCAGTAAGGGATGTAGAGACTGTAGGGAAGCTTGTGGATGTAGATGTCGCCGCTGAAGTGGGCCTCCCTGCCCTCCGCCGGGATGAGCGAGAGGTGCTCTTTGAGCGCTTCTTCCATCACGTAGGCAAAGAAGCCGGTTGGTCCGGGATAGCGGTTTGCATTTTCGAGAACGTCGAGACTGCTCCAGCCGGCGTACTCCTGGATAATGTCCTTCCTCACGGTTTCCATTTTCAACCACCCGGATAATTTATCCAATGACCGGAGGGGCAAATGCCCGATATAACGCTTCCCCTTGAACCTGCGGGCATTTATCCAAGATCCCCAGTGAAATTGCGTCAAACGACAAGTTGGACAAAATATCCATTGAATTTAAGACAGACAAACTGACAACACAGGAAGCCACTGAAACAAGTATCGACAAATAATTGTCATCCATACAAAATGCTAAATCAATATTCGACTATAAAAAACAGTTCCTGGCGACCATAGCTTTTTAACCCGTTCGGCGAACCGAAACCAGGTGATGTGAAAATGGGCGACATCAAGGCCGAGTGGGAGAAGGCTCTGGAAGAGAAGGACTGCGAGAAGCTGCTCGAGCTCTTTGACGATTACATAGACTCCATAGAGGACGAGGAGACCCTCAGAAAGGAGCTCGAGAGGCTCAAGGGGGTCGCCGAGGAGTGCGAGGATCCCTACGACCTGCTCCACGAGATAGGCCACGTCTACGCGCACCTCGACGACGCTGAGGCCGGAATCGAGCTCTACAGGAGGGTGGCCGAGAGGAAGAAGGATGACCCCGAGGAGTACGCGACTGCTCTCTACTATCTGGCCGATGCTTACGAGCACTTCGGCATGCCCGAGAAGGCAATTGAGACCTACCAGAAGCTCCTCAAACTCGAGGAAGAGGTTCTGAAGAACGAGAGGGAGATAGCGCTCACGCTGGCGAACCTCGCTGTGAACTACGACGAGCTCGGCGAGACCGAGAAGGCCATCGAGCTCATGGAGCGCGCAAGGGAGATTTTCGAGAGGCTCAACGACGAGAAGAACCACATGATAAGCCTCCTCGACCTGGCGCACTTCAGGTACGAGGTTGGGGACTACAATACCGCTGAGGCGCTGATAAACGAGGTTCTCCGGAACCCGAGGGACGACGAGATTGAGATAAACGCCAGGCTGGTCGAGGCGGAGATATTCGCCGGAAGGGATGAGTACGACAGGGCCTTCAGGGCCATACGGGACGCCCTCGTAAAGGCCATAAACGTGAGCGACGAGATTTTTGGCCTCGTCTTCGACACGCTGACGGATTTCATCGAGGGGCTCTTCAACGAGGGCTCCTACGGCGTTGTAGCGGAGAACATGGAGTCCTTTGCGGAGCTCTTTGAGGACGATACCGCCTACTTCTTCAGGGCCATCGCCGAGCTGGCGCGCTGGAAGGCCGGAGAGGACGGTGCGAAGGAGCGCTTTGACGGGCTCTACTCCAAGGTGGAGAACGAGGAGCTCCGCTCGGTTCTGGACGAGTGGAAGAGGCCGAAGCTGAGCCTGAGCGTGGGGCTTTAGACTTCCATTTTTCTATTCAACGCCTTCGTATATCGCTCTATTTCCAGGAGACTTTTTCTGATAACATTCTCCCCAGCGTTCCATATTTCGATCCCGACGACATTTCCTTCCTCATCGTACTCGAACCACACGTCTTCGTCAACTTCGTCGGTGTCTGCCACCGGGCCCTCTCTGATCAGAATATAGAGGATATCAGCCTTTGGGTCATACCTAACCTTCATACCTCAACCCACCTCCGGGATGATAATCTCATTTCAATGATTTTATCAAGGCTCTTACTTTTTCTCTCCTGAAAGCCTCGCCCTTCAGAGTGGCGAAGAAGATCAGGATAACAGTATAGAGAAAAGGAACGAGGATTCAGATCCTCGAGACGGTCTCAACTTCCGCGCTCTCGACGTTCTCGACCTCGCGGAAGAGATCGGCGACGGCGTCGTAGGAGTAGCCCTCTTCGTCCCTCCCGAGGACGTAGAACTTGAGGGCAACGAGGCCGAAGGCAATCGGCTCGCGCTCGACCTTGGCGAGGCCGAACTTCTCGGGGATAACAGCTTTCAGCTTCTCCTCGAGCTCGTCGAGGTTCACATCGGGGTCGGTCGGCATGACCTTAATAACACCAACGAGGTTGAAGTCGCTCATCTTTTTCACCTCCAGACTAATTCACGGCCCCTCCCAGCCGCACTTGGGGCACTTGTAGGGGACTGAGAGGACCCTGCAGCTTTCACAGCGCCAGATGATCTCCTCGCCACAGTTCGGGCAGACGAAGTGAGTGGCGTGCTCCCTAGGGGTTATCTCCTTTCCGCATGATGTGCATACGGGTATCTCGAACTTGGCTTCCACTGCGAACACCTCCGAGAAAGGTGGTTTTAATCACTGGTGGGCATTGAGGGGGTTGGCTTATAAACCTTTCTCTGGGAAAAGGCGCGAACTACAGGGGGATCACCTGGCCAAGTCCTTCAATTCTGAGCTTCAGGCTTTCTATCTCATCCATACGCCCACCCCAGTATCTTCTCCTTTCCAAGGTTGTCTATCACTTTCCACTCTCCAATGCTCCTCCCGTGGGATGGGAGAGTTGGAACGAGCTTCGTCCAGCCCTTAACTCTGCTCCTTAGATGGTTAAGAACCTCCTCTGGGATGTCGACCCCCAACTCGTTTTTGAGGAGCTCCAGAACATAGCCAGTCCTCTGGCAGAGGGAGTCACTGGCAAAGCGTTCGAAGTAGCCCAAGAATTCGTCCCAGTCAAGTTTTTCGACCTCGTAGAGGGCCTTGGTTATCTCGGAGTAGCCCCCGCAGTATCTCGGCTTGTAGAAGCAGTCAAAGAACGTCTTCGCGAGGGTGGAGGTGTAGACTCCATCCTTAAGCGTCATTCCAGTGGCCTTTTCCCCGAGGGCAACGGCCCTGATAGTGTATTCCCCGATGGTTCTCTCACCGGACTTCCTAGGTGTGGCCACGAATATTGTGAACGGCTCGTAGTCGAGCAGGTCATAAAGCCTCAGGGCGGAAGAGAATGCTATGTATCCCGGGAACAGGGCGAGGGCTATCCTGTAGGGGTTTTTTATCGAGGGGTTTCCAGGGTGTTCATTGACGAGGTAGAGGCCCTTCTTCAGCCTCGTGAGGTAGCCCTTCTTTGAGAGGCTCCAAAGGACCTTTTTAACCATCCCCCTGCTGAGACGTGGGAAGAGTTCTCTGATCTCGTCAGCACTCACTATATCGGTTCCTCGTATCGCCCCCATTATGCCCTGTTCAGTTTTTGTAAGGTAGTAATTTTTCTGCATATAGTGACCAATGTGGTAACTTTCTCAATAAAATTTTCGGGACTAGGTTATAGGGTGGGACTTTTGATAACGCACTCGCTCATCTTGATGTGGTGAATGCGGGGTTCCACCCCGCACCCCGATTTATTTTGAATTACTGGGGGGCTCCGCCCCCACGCCCCCAAGTTCCTAACGCATCATAGTACCTGCAAGCTTCTAACTTTTAGTCTGTCCAGACAGAACAAAATCCCCATGTTTTAGTCGACTTGAGCAGACTAGAATCCAACTTCCAGCAAAGATTGACCAAGAGTTCTCGCGGATACGTACAATAAAGAGAAGTTGTCTCTTAGAAATTGACGTCTTTGGCTGGGCATCAAACAACATGTCTGGACACACCCCATTATGGGGGATGTCCAGAGAGATACATAGAGTTGAGGGGCTTTAGCTGTCAATGAACCAGCTTCAGCGCTGTTCTGCTGCCATTAGAACGTCCACAGGCAGTTGATTTTGCTAGCACCTCCTATCCAGAGGAGGATTTAATTCAAAGCCGGGAAGGCTTCTGTAGTTAAAGGGAAGCCAGAAAACTCGTGTCCATGTGAAATAGAAAAGGTTGAAGAGGTTGTCGAGAAGACACTAAACTTCCTCCGTTGACATCCTATTTCCCCGTTGAATCTGCATAAAGTTTTTATTTTTTCTTCAGAAATGCCTGTTGATGTCTTTCGTTGGTTATTTCAAAATGGATAAGGAAAACATTGAAGAATACTTCCCATGCGATGAACTTGTGAATGAGCTACTCGACTTACTTATCCATGATTATCACGTCATCGGAATAAGGGGCTTTCGAAGAAGTGGCAAGTCTTCACTCATAAAGTACTTTTTATCATTCTTTTCAGCTGAAGATTTTGAAGTAAGGTATGTTGATATTTCAAAGGTCAAAGACCACACGAGCGTCGAAAATACACTCAAAAACATAAAAGAAAAACTGAATGACAAACCAACATTATGGAAAGTCATCAAAGAACTTATTGCACTGAAGAATGAGAGGGTTGCAAGAAACGCTGAGAAGATTCATGATTTTATAAACCAAAAGAAAAAAGAAGAAAAGATCAAAATATATGCCTTTGATGAAGTGCAATCATTTGCAATACGTCAGGGATCCTACTTTTCCAAAGAAGACGCGTATATTTTTGTTGAGTTTATAAACAACCATATCGATGATAATACATATATAATTTTCACAGGTTCACAGGTAGGGGCTTTCAATAAATTTCTCAAAATCTACGACAAAAAAGTCGTGTCAAAAATGAAGTGTAACAACCATATAGTAGACATAGGACAAATGTCTCCTGAGGACATAGGAGAATTCCTCAGTACTGGGTTTGAGCAGAACCACAAGAACATGCCAGAGGATTTTCCGGATAGAGTTTATGAGTCTATCGGTGGTTTTGTTGGCTACGTTCTTGACGCTGGTAGAATGCTCGCCACATACGGGCATAATGTTATTCACCCCTCAATCGTTGATACAGTAATTCAAAAACAAAAAACTCTCCTTTTTGAGTCAATCGAAGATGAATTGAACGCCCTCGATGAAACACTCAATCTAAGGAGCAGAATGTCACTCGAAATTCTCAAGTTCATAGCAGAGAATGATCCCAATAGAAAGGAGTTACTCGATAAATTCCAAGGAAACATCGATGGTGAAACGTTGAAGACACTACTCAACATACTTGACCAGATGGATCTCATAACTAGGAAGCATAACAAAGTGAGAGCTTACCCATTCATAAAGAATTATTATGGGGCGTTGCTGGATGTTTGAATACCCAACTTATCAGTTCAATAAATACATTCGCTTTGACGAGAAGTTTATCATAGTACGTGGACCACGTTTCTCCGGGAAAACTTGGTTTATTCAGGACATTCCTGGTAAATCAAACATTTATTACATATACATTGACATGGCAGGCGCGATAAAAGCGAGAAAGAAAAATCTCAAGGTATTCCAAGCTATAAAAAAGGATCTTTTTGGTTCAAGAAAGTTTACCATAACAAACATGGAAGGACTCAGTATATCACCATACTGTAAATACTTCAGGTGCTTCTTTGACGAGCTAGAAAATGCAGAGAGAGTAATCTACATAGTCCTCGACCACGCGGAACTACTCAGACCATGGGATCATTACAGGAGACTTTTCAAGGCTGTTATCGACCATTACCACAACATCCGGTTGGTTTTTGTCGCTGGCTCGACGCCCATGCTCATAGAAAGACTCGGAGTAAATGATCCAAAAGCACCACTCTTCGGTCGCTGGGAACGATACATCGACTTCCAATACTGGGATTCACACACCACTTATGAGTATGTAAGAAGCGAGATTCCACAAATTTCTGATGAAGAAATATTTCTCCTTCATGACCTCACTGAAGGGGCCGCACAACTCGTGATGAAATACGTTGAGTACCGGAAGATGATGACGATGGATAAAGCGTTCGCAAAACTCGAGGATTATGTCAAAAAGAAAGTACTCGCTGAAATGTCCAACAGTGAATGGGGCTTAAGAATAATAAAAGCAATAGCAATAGACACGGTTGGTGGGGGATACACATCACTCAAACGGATATACGAACGATTACCAGGGTATAACAAAGACAATGTGAAAGTAATGTTCTATGAGTTACTTCGCTATGACATTATAGAAAACATTGGGGGCAATATCAGGTTGAAACCACGAATTCTTTCACACATATTTATTAAATAGTTGCCCCCTATCGCCTTACTCAGTAAGATGATTGGGGGCTAAATTTTGACATAAAATTGTTTAAAAAGCCATCATTGTTTGAGTTGAATTTTTAGCTTTTTGACGCGACTCTGATCTCTTGCTTTGAGAATCGGGGTTAGTTCGTTGGAACCGTTGTCTCTCAGGATGTGAGGAAGTCTGCCTCAAAACTGCTCGGAAGTTTGCATGTATCTTCAAAACTGCAAATTGAACGTGGGTTTCATACAAAAACATGCAATTTAGACAGTTCTATCCTCCTTTAACGCCCTCCAAGCGTTGTACTAAAAGTAAAGCACTTCCAAAACAGCAATTGA includes these proteins:
- a CDS encoding anaerobic ribonucleoside triphosphate reductase; the encoded protein is METVRKDIIQEYAGWSSLDVLENANRYPGPTGFFAYVMEEALKEHLSLIPAEGREAHFSGDIYIHKLPYSLYIPYCTGHSTARLLEKGLKTPTIISRPAKHFDTYVDHIANYLITMQHYFSGAQALSSIEWYAGPFIRKEGLDRRKIRQNIQRLVYNLNYPSRVGLQTPFTNFTVTLDAPKKMLEGDHAVYDGKKLDPLGEYEREAREFFIALTEVLREGDAIGQPFTFPIPTLMVTAKMLWDDPEVFEAVFTTASKRGSFYWLNTNVVDPDASFSMCCRLVIDKNEMKEVFSFNAGDTKEQWLNEVERQRFGGLWAMPDVTGSVNVTTVNLPRLALKANGDDDKFWEEYERVLQVVRDTTDWFRERYVRLITNYRGMYQMIHLYLEEFPSSHFNTVGILGLPEAAAIYLNEPGLWTEGTRKDWLKAAELMKDMVEFATAKAREWMKESGTPWNVEEVPGESAAAKLAIRDLREFPWLKDCLSDVDNPVYSTSIAPYYGPLELGDRIRIEEKVQRSFTGGVMMHIFLGEEPDPEALAKLTKRLMRTDLVYWSYTPAVTVCNDCNHSTTGLHTHCPRCGSENVEIWSRIIGYYRPLKNWNPFRKKEFWTRRHYTS
- a CDS encoding ABC transporter substrate-binding protein: MESRGKTFTLFLVGVLLLAVVASGCIGGETTTTTTPSSSSPAETASSPTTTAPPRYPITVTDFAGRTVTIDKPPERVIVLSGYWAEILCILGVQDRIVGIGKYVPYDPYLPDDVKNRTVVGSNFKGLNWETVVGLNPDLIIIDWYGGKYADAETIQKAEELGIPVIALTARTIGDNVEVVNLLGKVFGEEEKAGELAGWMKEKLSAVKETAAQIPESERKNALLISAPKDIAGPVTVYANGSAWASMVELVGAHNLAFDMTFDTQWPKLDLEKIITYWGNDTDVLILTSFSQDRLDNAVNGIKNDSRWQEIKAVREGHVYGILAGSKGYLDWGPRIIVGLYQMANIIYPDRYQSWESVRDELIEKFYSPFYQGG
- a CDS encoding tetratricopeptide repeat protein — encoded protein: MGDIKAEWEKALEEKDCEKLLELFDDYIDSIEDEETLRKELERLKGVAEECEDPYDLLHEIGHVYAHLDDAEAGIELYRRVAERKKDDPEEYATALYYLADAYEHFGMPEKAIETYQKLLKLEEEVLKNEREIALTLANLAVNYDELGETEKAIELMERAREIFERLNDEKNHMISLLDLAHFRYEVGDYNTAEALINEVLRNPRDDEIEINARLVEAEIFAGRDEYDRAFRAIRDALVKAINVSDEIFGLVFDTLTDFIEGLFNEGSYGVVAENMESFAELFEDDTAYFFRAIAELARWKAGEDGAKERFDGLYSKVENEELRSVLDEWKRPKLSLSVGL
- a CDS encoding anaerobic ribonucleoside-triphosphate reductase activating protein, whose translation is MLTSGWKAVSMVDVHGKITFTLWLCGCNLRCPFCHNWRIAEGKGCFELERGAMLEELEVNSFLVDYFHVTGGEPLIQWAELSSLLACVKALDVPVSLNTNLTLVGPLEKLLNAGLVDHIATDLKAPPAALYGLPEKASERLWRLFLRGLELVSNYGLPLELRIPVPKGFDVWPWIEEGLGHLDTEFYVVINPLVGKPLTNPRDEAWCSAHCWPEDEVRNLGERLDELGIEFHINRWA
- a CDS encoding DUF2283 domain-containing protein codes for the protein MKVRYDPKADILYILIREGPVADTDEVDEDVWFEYDEEGNVVGIEIWNAGENVIRKSLLEIERYTKALNRKMEV
- a CDS encoding zinc finger domain-containing protein, with product MEAKFEIPVCTSCGKEITPREHATHFVCPNCGEEIIWRCESCRVLSVPYKCPKCGWEGP
- a CDS encoding elongation factor 1-beta — protein: MSDFNLVGVIKVMPTDPDVNLDELEEKLKAVIPEKFGLAKVEREPIAFGLVALKFYVLGRDEEGYSYDAVADLFREVENVESAEVETVSRI